The following is a genomic window from Deinococcus sedimenti.
GTGCGGGACTGGCTCTCACGGCCGCAGGGCGTCTCCTGTCGGGCATAGTTCCAGCCAACTACCCACGGGGTTTCAGTGGCATCAACCGCGATGATCTGGAAGACGTTCTCTGCCTCCATCAGGCTCTTCCTGCCCTGGAGTCTGAACTACCCACTGGCGATCAGGGCCGCTTCGACGCGTTCCACCGTGCGCTGCACGGTGGTTTCGTGGACACCCCAGTCGTCGCCCAGGTGAGCGAAGGTGCGGTATTCCCGCCAGAATTCCAGGGTCAGCAGGAGTTGCTCACCAAGACTGAGCGCAGAGGGGCGCCCGGATTTCTTCTTGCCACGTTGCCGCTCGACCAGGACGTTTTCCATCTCAACGAATGTTTCTGGATAGATCCCGGTGCGGCGTTTGAAGCGCGTGCGGTTCATCTTCAGCGTGCGTTCCAGGCGCCCGTGGCTCACTCACACAGCATAGCTGGGTACTTTCGCAGGAGGTCTAGTCGAATCTTTCGACATCTCTGGGAATAGGAGAGATTTAGGAAGTGTGTTTTTGTCCATTTATTGTAATGTGGTGACAGCTCAGCGCGAGAACGCGAGTTGAGGAAGAAGGACGTCGTTCCGGAAGATACTGACCAACCCGTTATAGGCAGAGAGACCTTGCTTCTGAAGCGTCGAGAGGTAACTCCGAATGCAGCAGAAATTCTTTCCGCCCGTCGCCGAACGAAACCCACCAGAGATCTTGCGCTTCGCGCACACCATTCGAAGGTCTCGCTCGGCTTGATTGTTGTCGAACGGAACGCCGTCTTCGAAGAGGAAGCGTAACATCTTGTCTCGGTGTTTCTGACGGCGAAGCGCGAGGTTGCGCCCCGGGGACTGCTTCACCCGTCCCCGCTGCTTCGGAACCGGCTCTGCTGCGGGGTTGGAAACCAACCCCGCTTCCACGAGGGCATCAAAGCGAACCAGGAACGCGGCTTTCTCCGGTGGAGTGAGGATGCCTGCCTTCTGTTGATGGTAGACACCTTGGAGTGCAGTCCGCAGTTCTCCCGCCCAGCCTTGTCCCAGCTGTTCGTGGAGGAAGCGCAACTCCCGGAGCAGGTGCGCGTTACAGAGGGCATGTCGGGCACAGAGTTGGAAGTACGGAAGCCAGGCATCATGCATCAACACGCCCCAGTACTGGGGCAGGACGCCCATCGCTTGGATGGCGACCAACCCGCGGTGCGGGTCGTGCCCGTAGAGGGTGAGCTCTTGGGTTTCTTCCGCCAAGTCTGGTCCTGGCTGGGGGGTTGATGAGACGTCTCGCTGGTCCGCGCGACCTGTGCTTCCAATTCGCGGATGCGCGCTTGGAGCCGTTCGCAATTCGGGCAGGTCGAGTCTGAGATGCCCTCACCTTACCTCATTCCCTTGCGCTGCTCAGGACCCTGCTGAGTAGTCACCAACCCGAATCGGTATCAGCGTTCAGTGATGCGGAGGGCGCCCCTCACGACCTCTGAACCGCGCGGGTACAGGAGCTGCGCTGCGGAGCGTGCACCTGGGGAGGACAGGGGCTGGGCGAGGAGCCCCGGGGCGCGCTGTCGACCCCAGGGCCCCTCGCCCACCCTGGCGTCCGGTCAGCCCTGCAGTTCGGCCTGCCGTTCGCGCTGCTGCTGGCGGCGGCGGGCCAGCTGGCCGTGTTTCGGGGCGAACAGGAACGCCAGGCCGAACAGGACGCTCTGCGTGAGGACGATGCACGCGCCGGTGGCGCCGTCCAGGAAGTAGCTGGCGTACGTGCCGATCAGGCTGGACAGCACGCCGGCCGTGACGGCCAGGATCATCATGCGGCTGAAGCGGTCGGTGAGCAGGTACGCGGTCGCGCCGGGCGTGATGAGCATCGCGACGACCAGGATCACGCCGACGGTCTGCAGGGCGCTGACGATGGTCAGGGCCAGGATGACCAGCAGCGCGCCGTACAGCAGCCCGGTGTTCAGGCCGATGGAGCGGGCGTGCGTGGCGTCGAACACGTACAGCAGCAGGTCGCGCCGCAGGATCAGGATGGCGCCCAGCGCGACGGCGCCCGCGATGACGGTCTGCCACAGGTCGGCGTCGCTGATGCCGAGCACGTCCCCGAACAGGATGTGCGAGAGGTGCACGTCGCTGGACACGCGGGAGATCATCACGAGGCCCAGGGAGAACAGCGCGGTGAACACCACGCCGATCACGGTGTCCTCCTTGACGCGCGACCGCGACTGGATGAAGCCGATCGCGCCGACGCTGAGGAGCCCGAATGCGAAGGCACCCACGACGAACGGCAGGTTCAGCAGGTACGCGAGGACCACGCCGGGCAGCACGGCGTGCGACACGGCGTCGCCCATCAGGGACCAGCCCTTGAGGGTGATGAAGCACGACAGGACCGCGCACACGGCGCCGACCAGCGCGGAGACGAGCAGGGCGCGCAGCATGAAGTCGTACCCGAGTGGCGCGAGCAGGGCGGGGAGTACGGCGTCCATCAGCGGACCTCCGTGGGGCGCGCGGGAATGCGGGCGGGGTCATGCAGCGGCGAGCGGCCCCCGAAGGTCAGGGCGAGGTTCGGGGCCGTGAGGACCTGCGCGGTGGGCCCGACCGTCAGGACGGTGCGGTCGGCGATCAGGGCGACGTCGTCGCAGAAGGTTTCCAGCGTGCCGAGGTCGTGGGTGCTGACGAGGACGCTGCGGCCCCCGCCCGCGAGGTCGCTGAGCAGGGTGGTGATGGCCTCGCTGGTGCCGACGTCCACGCCGCCGAAGGGTTCGTCGAGGAGCAGCAGCCGGGCGTCCTGTGCCAGCGCGCGGGCCAGGAACGCGCGTTTGCGCTGCCCGCCGGACAGTTCCCCGATCTGCCGCTCGGCGAAGTCGGTCATGGCGACGCGGTCCAGGGCGTCCTGCACGGCCGCCCGGTCGGCGCCCGAGGGGCGGCGCAGGAGGCCCATGCGGCCCTGGCGGCCCATGGTGACCACGTCGCGCACGCTGACGGGGAAGTCCCAGTCGACCGCCTCGGCCTGCGGGACGTACGCGATCCACCCGGCCTTCTGCGCGTGCCGGACGCCATGCCCGAACACCTGCACCTGCCCGGACAGCGGGGGCAGGAAGCCCATGATGGTCTTGAACAGGGTGCTCTTCCCGGCGCCGTTCATGCCGACCAGTCCGCAGATGCGGCCCGGTTGCAGGCTCAGGGTGGCGCGGCGCAGCGCGAGGCGGCCGCCGCCGTACGCGACGCTGACGTCCTGCACGTCCAGCGCGGGGGCGCTCACGGCTGGCCGCCGGTCAGGCCCGCGAGGATGGTGTCGGCGTCCTTGCGCAGCAGGTCCAGGTAGGTGGGCACCTCGTCCGACAGGGAGTCGACGTGCAGCGCCCCGGCGTAGCGCGCGCCGGATTCGCGCGCGACCTGCCGCATGCCCTTGTCGGACACGGTGCTCTCGCAGAACACGGCGGGGACGCCCTGGGCGCGCACGGCGTCGATCACGGCGCGGATCTGCCGGGGCGTGCCCTGGCCTTCCTCTGCGTTGACGGGCCAGAGGTACAGTTCCTTCAGGCCGTAGTCGCGGGCGAGGTAGCTGAACGCGCCCTCGCAGGTGACCAGCGCGCGCCGTTCGGGGGGCAGCTGGCCCAGCTGCGTGGCGAGCTGCCGGTCGACCTCGCGGATCTGCTTCGCGTACGCGTCGGCGCCTGCGCGGTACGTCTCGGCTCCGGCCGGGTCGAGGTCCGTCAGGGCGCGGCGGATGTTCTCGACGTAGATCAGGGCGTTCTTCGGGGCCATCCAGGCGTGCGGGTTGGGTTTGCCCGCGTACGCGTCGGCGGTGATGTTCACCGGTTCGATGCCGTCGGTGAGCGTCACGGTGGGCGCGTCGAGGTCCCGCGTGAAGCGGGTGAACCAGCGTTCGAGGTTCAGGCCGTTGTTGAGGATCAGGTCGGCGTCCTGCGCGCGGATCAGGTCGCTGGGGGTGGGCTGGTACCCGTGGATCTCCGCGCCGGGTTTCGTGATGGACACGACCTCGGCGCGGTCCCCGGCGACGGCGCGGGCCATGTCGGCGAGGATCGTGAAGGTGGTCAGGACGGTGGGCCGGTCGTCGTCGCCCTGGGGCGCGGTGGTCTGGGGCGGAGCGGGGCGGCAGGCGGTGAGGAGCAGGGCCGCCACGGCCAGCACCGGCAGGAAAGAGGAGGTCATGTTTTTAGCTTTACCTAAAAATTATGTTTGGTCAAGCTGAGGCGGAGCACGCTCACCGGTGACGCCTCCCCCTCACCCTCCGCCGACGCCCTCGGCACCACCACGCCCAGTCCGCCAGGGCGACCCCGCCGGGCCCTTCAGCAGCCCAGGGTCGCGCCGCCGTCCACGGTGAGGTCCGCCAGGGTGATGTGCCGCGCCTCGTCCGACAGGAGGAACAGGACGGCGTGGACGATGTCGGCCGGCTGCGCGATCCGCCCGAGGGGAATGCCGGTGCGGTACGTCTCGGGGTCCCCGGCGATCACGCGGTGCTCGGCGCCGGGCGCGGTCCACAGCTGGCGCTGCATGGCCGTGTCGGTACTGCCGGGCGAGACGAGGTTGCAGCGCACGCCGCTTCCGGCGAGTTCCAGGCCCAGCGTGCGGGTCAGGTGCGCGGCGGCGGCCTTGCTGGCCGCGTAGGCGCCCATGCCGGTCCGGGGAATGTGCGCGGCGTTCGAGCCGACCGTGACGACCGCTCCGCGTCCGCGCGCGCGCATGACCCGCGTGGCGGCGCGGGACACGAAGAACACGCCGCTGGTGTTCACCGCGAACGTGGCGTGCCAGTCCTCGTCGCTCAGGTCCGTCAGGGGGCCGGGGCGCAGGACGCCCGCGACGTTCACGAGGTCCGTCAGGGGGCCCAGGGTCGTCTCGGCGTGCGCGACGGCCTGCTCGGCGGTGCGCGGGTCGGTCACGTCCAGCGGGTACGGCACGACGCCGGGCTGCCCGGCGAGGTCGGGCGGGATGGGCTGGCGGTCCGTGGCGAGCACCCGCGCGCCCCGCGCGGCGAGCGCCGAGGCGACCGCCGCGCCGATGCCCTGCGCGGCGCCGGTGACGAGGGCGACCCGCGACGTCCAGTCGGTGCCGCTCACGCACTCACCTCCCGCAGGGCCGGGGCGCGCAGTCCGGCGTGCAGGCGCCGCAGCAGGTCGTCCAGCAGGGCCTCCAGGCTCTGCGGCGTGTGCAGGACCGGGTGGCCGTCGGCCGTGACGGTCAGGTCGTCCCGCCAGCCGCTGAAGGTGTACGCGAGGTCCTCGACCGGGCCGGACGCCGGCGTGTCGCGCGTGACCTCCAGCCCCGGGCCGAGGTCGAGTGGCGCGGCGAACGGGATGACGTTCACCTCCGGGCCGAACAGGCGCCGCCGGTCCAGGTCCGCCCAGAGGCGCTCCAGGCGGTAGGGCGCGGCGCCCTGCGCGTGGGTGCGGGCCGCCTGCGCGCGGCGGGTCAGGGTCGCCAGGTCGTCGCCCGGGTGCACCTCGATCCGCAGGGGCACGAGGTTCATGCGCATGCACGGGACGTGCGCGGCGGCGCTGCCCAGGCGCAGCATGACCGGCGCGGCGATCAATACGGCCTGCTCGCCCGTGCGGGCGTGCCACTGCGCGGCGCACGCGGCGTTCAGCGCGTCGGGCCACGCGGCGCCCCACGCGGAGGTCACGCTCCGCAGGGAACGGACGAGGGCGGCCGGGACGGTCCGCTGCGCGCGGTGCCCGATCTGCAATCCCAGGTGCAGGAGGGGCGCCGCCTCGAACGGCAGGTCCGCGTACGCTGCGCGCAGCCGGGCGCCGTCCGCGCGTTGCTGCGCGCTGCCGTCGTACGCGCGGTCCTCCTGGGCGGGCGCGGCGAGCGGCCCGAACGGCGCGGGGGGCGCGTGCAGGCCGCCCAGCGCGCGGTGGTGCGCGGCGAGCTGCGTGAGAAACTGCGTCACGCCGTACCCGTCGAGCGCGATGTGGTGCGTGACGAACACCCAGCGCCAGTGGTCGTCCGCGAGGCGGTGCAGGGCGTGCCGGTACAGGTCCCCGGTCCGCAGGCCCAGCGGGCGGCGCGTGGCAGCCCGCTCGTGCGCGCGGGCCTGCCCCTCGGGGTCCGGGTGTGCGAGCCAGTCGAGCCGCCCGGGCGGGCGGGGCAGCTCGCCGGTGGGCAGCTGCGCGGGCTGGCCGTCCACCGACGCGTAGCGGACGTGCAGGGCCGCGACGTCCGCCAGGGCGCGGGTCAGGGCCACCTCGAACCGCGCCGGGTCGAGCGGGCCGCGCAGGTCGAGCGTCTCCACGACGTGGTTCAGGACGCTGCCGTCCGGGTCGTCCAGGTCCGTCCAGAGGCTGCGCTGCGCGAGCGTGACGGGCAGCGGCACCGTCACCGCGCTCCCGCCGCGCACAGCAGGTCGGTCAGGGCGTCCAGGGTGGGGCGCGCGGCGACGTCCGCGTACGTCACGCGTGACCCGGCGCGCTGCCAGTCTTCCGTGAGCAGCATCAGCCGGATGGAGTCCAGGCCCAGCAGCAGCAGGTCGTCGTCGCCGCGCAGGTCGCCCGCGGGCACGCCGAGCGCGGCGGCGACCTCGGCCCGGATGCGCGCGGGC
Proteins encoded in this region:
- a CDS encoding condensation domain-containing protein, with the protein product MTVPLPVTLAQRSLWTDLDDPDGSVLNHVVETLDLRGPLDPARFEVALTRALADVAALHVRYASVDGQPAQLPTGELPRPPGRLDWLAHPDPEGQARAHERAATRRPLGLRTGDLYRHALHRLADDHWRWVFVTHHIALDGYGVTQFLTQLAAHHRALGGLHAPPAPFGPLAAPAQEDRAYDGSAQQRADGARLRAAYADLPFEAAPLLHLGLQIGHRAQRTVPAALVRSLRSVTSAWGAAWPDALNAACAAQWHARTGEQAVLIAAPVMLRLGSAAAHVPCMRMNLVPLRIEVHPGDDLATLTRRAQAARTHAQGAAPYRLERLWADLDRRRLFGPEVNVIPFAAPLDLGPGLEVTRDTPASGPVEDLAYTFSGWRDDLTVTADGHPVLHTPQSLEALLDDLLRRLHAGLRAPALREVSA
- a CDS encoding metal ABC transporter ATP-binding protein, translating into MSAPALDVQDVSVAYGGGRLALRRATLSLQPGRICGLVGMNGAGKSTLFKTIMGFLPPLSGQVQVFGHGVRHAQKAGWIAYVPQAEAVDWDFPVSVRDVVTMGRQGRMGLLRRPSGADRAAVQDALDRVAMTDFAERQIGELSGGQRKRAFLARALAQDARLLLLDEPFGGVDVGTSEAITTLLSDLAGGGRSVLVSTHDLGTLETFCDDVALIADRTVLTVGPTAQVLTAPNLALTFGGRSPLHDPARIPARPTEVR
- a CDS encoding helix-turn-helix domain-containing protein, coding for MSHGRLERTLKMNRTRFKRRTGIYPETFVEMENVLVERQRGKKKSGRPSALSLGEQLLLTLEFWREYRTFAHLGDDWGVHETTVQRTVERVEAALIASG
- the dhbA gene encoding 2,3-dihydro-2,3-dihydroxybenzoate dehydrogenase encodes the protein MSGTDWTSRVALVTGAAQGIGAAVASALAARGARVLATDRQPIPPDLAGQPGVVPYPLDVTDPRTAEQAVAHAETTLGPLTDLVNVAGVLRPGPLTDLSDEDWHATFAVNTSGVFFVSRAATRVMRARGRGAVVTVGSNAAHIPRTGMGAYAASKAAAAHLTRTLGLELAGSGVRCNLVSPGSTDTAMQRQLWTAPGAEHRVIAGDPETYRTGIPLGRIAQPADIVHAVLFLLSDEARHITLADLTVDGGATLGC
- a CDS encoding metal ABC transporter substrate-binding protein, with amino-acid sequence MTSSFLPVLAVAALLLTACRPAPPQTTAPQGDDDRPTVLTTFTILADMARAVAGDRAEVVSITKPGAEIHGYQPTPSDLIRAQDADLILNNGLNLERWFTRFTRDLDAPTVTLTDGIEPVNITADAYAGKPNPHAWMAPKNALIYVENIRRALTDLDPAGAETYRAGADAYAKQIREVDRQLATQLGQLPPERRALVTCEGAFSYLARDYGLKELYLWPVNAEEGQGTPRQIRAVIDAVRAQGVPAVFCESTVSDKGMRQVARESGARYAGALHVDSLSDEVPTYLDLLRKDADTILAGLTGGQP
- a CDS encoding metal ABC transporter permease, producing the protein MDAVLPALLAPLGYDFMLRALLVSALVGAVCAVLSCFITLKGWSLMGDAVSHAVLPGVVLAYLLNLPFVVGAFAFGLLSVGAIGFIQSRSRVKEDTVIGVVFTALFSLGLVMISRVSSDVHLSHILFGDVLGISDADLWQTVIAGAVALGAILILRRDLLLYVFDATHARSIGLNTGLLYGALLVILALTIVSALQTVGVILVVAMLITPGATAYLLTDRFSRMMILAVTAGVLSSLIGTYASYFLDGATGACIVLTQSVLFGLAFLFAPKHGQLARRRQQQRERQAELQG